Proteins encoded in a region of the Pelmatolapia mariae isolate MD_Pm_ZW linkage group LG16_19, Pm_UMD_F_2, whole genome shotgun sequence genome:
- the foxa1 gene encoding hepatocyte nuclear factor 3-alpha: MLGTVKMEGHEAPDWSGYYSEEVYSPMASGGMGSGLGMGSMSGYMSSTGTTSGSFNMSYSGTGLSPAPVGAMASSAPAMTGLGGGVASMGGALSPSGMGSVSAQQASMGLNPYGAMSPSMSPGMAYGGGGLNRARDNKAFRRSYPHAKPPYSYISLITMAIQQAPSKMLTLSEIYQWIMDLFPYYRQNQQRWQNSIRHSLSFNDCFVKVSRSPDKPGKGSYWTLHPDSGNMFENGCYLRRQKRFKCEKKMSAKSDGRKEQVGSSGGGAASPAGDALKTPGLLDSSLPSSSQAASPPGLDLRGGVGGPSDLKVSSAQLLSSLSLPPHSMAHESQLHIKGDPHYSFNHPFSINNLMSSSEQQHKLDLKAYEALQYSSYNTGAGSGLGGRTMEPLEASYYQGVYPRPLLNTS; the protein is encoded by the exons ATGCTGGGCACGGTGAAGATGGAAGGCCACGAAGCTCCGGACTGGAGCGGATACTACAGCGAGGAG GTCTACTCCCCAATGGCCAGCGGTGGGATGGGTTCTGGTCTGGGGATGGGCTCCATGTCCGGCTACATGTCAAGCACTGGGACCACGTCAGGTTCCTTCAACATGTCCTATAGCGGCACTGGTCTCAGCCCTGCCCCCGTAGGAGCAATGGCGAGCTCTGCTCCGGCCATGACGGGGCTGGGTGGGGGAGTGGCATCGATGGGCGGGGCCTTGAGCCCATCCGGGATGGGTTCGGTGTCGGCCCAGCAGGCCTCGATGGGCCTAAACCCGTACGGCGCCATGAGCCCCAGTATGAGTCCCGGCATGGCGTACGGTGGAGGTGGACTAAACCGAGCCCGGGACAACAAAGCGTTCAGACGGAGTTACCCACACGCCAAGCCGCCATACTCCTACATCTCCCTCATCACCATGGCGATCCAGCAGGCGCCCAGTAAGATGCTGACGCTAAGCGAAATCTACCAGTGGATCATGGACCTGTTCCCATACTACCGACAGAACCAGCAGCGTTGGCAGAACTCCATTCGCCACTCGCTGTCCTTCAACGACTGCTTCGTGAAGGTGTCGCGCTCGCCAGACAAACCGGGGAAGGGCTCGTACTGGACCCTGCACCCGGACTCCGGGAACATGTTTGAGAACGGCTGCTACCTGCGTCGCCAGAAGAGGTTCAAGTGCGAGAAGAAGATGTCGGCCAAGTCAGACGGCAGGAAAGAGCAGGTGGGCAGCAGCGGAGGCGGGGCTGCGTCTCCCGCAGGGGATGCTCTCAAAACTCCGGGACTCCTAGACTCCTCGCTGCCCTCCTCCAGCCAGGCTGCTTCGCCCCCCGGGCTGGACCTGCGGGGAGGCGTGGGCGGGCCATCCGACCTGAAGGTGTCCAGTGCCCAGCTCCTTTCCTCGCTGTCACTGCCCCCCCACTCCATGGCTCACGAGTCACAGCTCCATATCAAAGGAGACCCGCACTACTCCTTCAACCACCCGTTCTCCATCAACAACCTGATGTCGTCCTCGGAGCAGCAGCACAAACTGGACCTGAAGGCCTACGAGGCCCTGCAGTATTCCTCCTACAACACCGGGGCGGGGTCCGGCCTCGGGGGGAGGACCATGGAGCCGCTGGAGGCTTCCTACTACCAAGGGGTCTACCCCAGACCACTCCTCAACACCTCATAG